From Permianibacter aggregans, a single genomic window includes:
- the rnhB gene encoding ribonuclease HII, which translates to MKWIAGVDEVGRGPLAGAVVTAAVILDPNHPIDGLNDSKKLSAKQREKLVIEIEQKALAFAYGRAEVEEIDQINILQASLLAMKRAVESLPIAAHEAWVDGNKAPSLSIPVRTFIKGDATVPAIAAASILAKVARDSEMLRLHQQYPDYGFDKHKGYPTAAHVAALQKFGPCPLHRRSFGPVQATLSFA; encoded by the coding sequence ATGAAATGGATTGCCGGTGTTGATGAAGTGGGCCGCGGTCCGTTGGCCGGAGCTGTTGTCACGGCGGCGGTCATTCTTGACCCGAATCATCCTATCGACGGATTGAACGACTCAAAAAAATTGTCGGCCAAGCAGCGCGAAAAGCTCGTTATCGAAATCGAGCAAAAAGCGTTGGCGTTCGCCTATGGCCGGGCCGAGGTCGAGGAAATCGATCAGATCAATATTCTGCAGGCCAGTCTGCTGGCAATGAAACGCGCCGTCGAGTCCTTGCCAATTGCCGCGCATGAGGCCTGGGTAGACGGCAACAAGGCGCCGAGCTTGAGCATTCCGGTGCGCACGTTCATCAAAGGCGATGCCACGGTGCCAGCGATCGCGGCGGCATCGATTCTTGCCAAAGTGGCACGTGATAGCGAGATGTTACGCTTGCACCAACAATACCCGGATTACGGTTTCGACAAACACAAGGGTTACCCGACCGCGGCGCATGTTGCCGCACTGCAAAAGTTTGGTCCTTGTCCGCTGCATCGCCGCAGTTTTGGGCCGGTGCAAGCGACGCTGTCATTCGCCTGA
- the dnaE gene encoding DNA polymerase III subunit alpha yields MSDTGFVHLRVHSEFSMVDGLLRIGELIKASAGMGMPAIALTDQTNLCGLVKFYKKAQGAGIKPIIGSDVWLRSERLGNQLFRAVLLAQNLKGYNHLTRLISRAFTEGQQRGVPVIDQQWLFELNEGLIVLSGGREGDVGQLLLANDMASAAACLAAWKQHFPHRFYLEVQRTGRDNEENYLHKVVALADGSQTPVVATNDVRFLKESDFEAHEARVCIHQGRVVDDPRRPRDYSPQQYLRSPEEMQALFADLPEALANTVEIAKRCSVPLTLGKYFLPEYPIPEGFTLAEFFAHTSREGLKQRYRNIFPDGNIDPEKEKTYQERLEVEIGVISKMGFEGYFLIVADFIQWAKNNGVPVGPGRGSGAGSLVAYSLGITDLDPLPYDLLFERFLNPERVSMPDFDVDFCMEGRDRVIDYVAQKYGRESVSQIITFGTMAAKAVIRDVGRVLGHPYGMVDKIAKLIPNELDMSLEKAFEQEEEIRKRYEAEEDVKALWDMAVKLEGLTRNAGKHAGGVVIAPSALTDFAPLYCDEAGQGLVVQFDKDDIEQAGLVKFDFLGLKTLTVIDWAMEMVNDFRQKNGDAPLSIETIPLTDGKTFELLKAANTGAVFQLESTGMRKLIAKLKPSCFEDIIALVALYRPGPLESGMVDDFIKRKHGEEPVSYPHPDYQHEWLQPVLAPTYGIILYQEQVMQIAQVLAGYSLGGADLLRRAMGKKKPEEMAKQRAIFQEGAKGLGIDDQLAAQIFDLMEKFAGYGFNKSHSAAYALVSYQTAWLKTHYPAPFFAATMSADMHNTDKIVGLIDDAEQNGIKIVPPDINRSVYKFTVADPRTVVYGIGAIKGVGENAIAGMIDERNANGPFRDLFDFCARADLRKVNRRVIEALINSGALDHCGPSRAVMLASLDEAMKAAEQAGRDRLSGQNDLFGGEPETRSPEPNWVKIHSESEEERLRLEKETLGLYLTAHPIDRYLKELNHFCSARLSHVQPTRRGDNITVSGLLIGIRIMQNKSGARWAILTLDDKSGRLEAKLFSELYEKHKHQLVEDKVIVLEGEVYEDEYLQRPSMTVRGLFDIAEARSRFARRLELVINGQQLPVGAIEKLVGTLRDFGPGTFPVLTEYQNGEAAVRVSLGEQCKVQPRDELLQRLRQFEGCQRAEVIYQ; encoded by the coding sequence ATGTCTGATACCGGCTTTGTCCATTTGCGCGTGCATTCCGAATTCTCGATGGTCGACGGTTTGCTGCGCATCGGGGAATTGATCAAAGCCAGCGCCGGTATGGGAATGCCCGCTATCGCGCTGACCGATCAAACCAATCTCTGCGGGCTCGTTAAGTTCTACAAAAAAGCCCAAGGTGCTGGCATCAAACCGATTATCGGCAGCGATGTTTGGCTGCGCAGCGAACGCTTGGGCAATCAGTTGTTCCGCGCGGTGTTGCTGGCGCAAAACCTGAAAGGTTACAACCATCTGACGCGCCTGATCTCGCGCGCGTTTACCGAGGGCCAGCAGCGTGGCGTGCCGGTCATCGATCAGCAATGGTTGTTCGAGCTGAATGAAGGACTGATTGTGTTGTCCGGCGGTCGCGAAGGTGATGTCGGGCAATTGCTGCTGGCCAATGACATGGCCTCTGCAGCGGCTTGTCTGGCTGCCTGGAAGCAACATTTTCCACATCGCTTCTATCTGGAAGTGCAGCGTACCGGCCGTGATAACGAAGAAAATTACCTGCACAAGGTCGTGGCATTGGCCGATGGTTCGCAAACCCCAGTGGTGGCAACCAATGACGTGCGCTTCTTGAAAGAAAGCGATTTCGAAGCGCATGAAGCGCGCGTCTGTATTCATCAGGGCCGTGTTGTCGATGACCCGCGCCGGCCGCGCGATTATTCGCCGCAACAATACTTGCGCTCACCGGAAGAAATGCAGGCGTTGTTTGCCGACTTGCCGGAAGCGCTGGCCAACACCGTCGAGATTGCCAAACGCTGTTCGGTGCCGTTGACGCTCGGCAAATACTTTTTGCCCGAGTATCCGATTCCGGAAGGCTTCACGCTGGCGGAGTTTTTCGCCCATACCTCGCGCGAAGGCTTGAAGCAGCGTTACCGAAATATTTTTCCTGATGGCAATATCGATCCAGAAAAAGAAAAGACCTATCAGGAACGTCTTGAAGTCGAAATTGGCGTCATTAGCAAGATGGGCTTCGAAGGCTACTTCCTGATCGTTGCAGACTTTATCCAGTGGGCGAAAAACAACGGCGTGCCGGTCGGCCCGGGCCGGGGTTCCGGTGCCGGCTCATTGGTCGCGTATTCGCTTGGCATTACCGATTTGGATCCGCTGCCCTATGACTTGCTGTTCGAGCGCTTCCTGAACCCTGAGCGGGTATCGATGCCGGACTTCGACGTCGACTTCTGCATGGAAGGTCGCGACCGCGTTATCGATTATGTTGCGCAGAAATACGGTCGCGAATCGGTCTCGCAGATCATCACGTTCGGAACGATGGCGGCGAAAGCGGTGATCCGCGATGTCGGCCGTGTGCTCGGTCATCCTTACGGCATGGTCGACAAAATCGCCAAGCTGATTCCGAACGAGCTCGATATGAGCCTGGAAAAAGCCTTCGAGCAGGAAGAGGAAATCCGCAAGCGCTACGAAGCCGAAGAAGACGTCAAAGCGCTCTGGGACATGGCGGTCAAACTCGAAGGGCTGACCCGTAACGCCGGCAAGCACGCCGGTGGAGTGGTGATTGCGCCAAGTGCATTGACCGATTTTGCGCCGCTTTATTGCGACGAGGCCGGCCAAGGTTTGGTCGTGCAATTCGACAAGGATGATATCGAACAAGCGGGCCTCGTCAAATTCGACTTTCTCGGTTTGAAAACCCTGACGGTGATCGATTGGGCCATGGAAATGGTCAATGATTTTCGGCAGAAAAACGGCGACGCACCGCTGTCAATCGAAACCATTCCATTAACCGACGGCAAAACCTTTGAGTTACTGAAAGCGGCCAATACCGGCGCGGTATTCCAGCTGGAATCGACCGGTATGCGCAAGCTGATCGCCAAGCTGAAACCGAGTTGTTTTGAAGACATCATCGCGTTGGTGGCGCTTTATCGTCCGGGTCCGTTGGAATCGGGCATGGTTGACGACTTCATCAAACGTAAGCACGGCGAAGAGCCGGTTTCCTATCCGCATCCGGATTATCAGCACGAATGGTTGCAGCCGGTGCTGGCACCAACTTACGGCATCATTCTGTATCAGGAACAGGTGATGCAGATTGCCCAGGTGCTGGCTGGTTATTCGCTCGGCGGCGCCGACTTGTTGCGTCGGGCGATGGGTAAAAAGAAACCGGAAGAAATGGCCAAGCAGCGCGCCATTTTTCAGGAAGGCGCAAAAGGCCTGGGCATCGACGATCAGCTCGCCGCGCAAATTTTCGATTTGATGGAAAAATTTGCCGGCTACGGTTTCAACAAATCGCACTCGGCTGCCTACGCGCTGGTTTCCTATCAAACGGCTTGGCTGAAAACGCATTACCCAGCGCCGTTTTTCGCCGCGACGATGTCGGCTGATATGCACAACACCGACAAGATTGTCGGTTTGATCGATGATGCCGAACAAAACGGCATCAAGATTGTGCCGCCAGATATCAATCGGTCCGTTTACAAGTTCACCGTTGCCGATCCACGCACCGTCGTCTACGGCATTGGCGCGATTAAAGGGGTTGGTGAAAACGCCATTGCCGGCATGATCGATGAGCGTAATGCCAATGGTCCATTCCGTGATTTGTTTGATTTCTGTGCTCGCGCCGATTTACGCAAGGTCAATCGCCGGGTGATCGAAGCGCTGATCAATTCCGGTGCGCTCGATCACTGTGGCCCAAGCCGGGCCGTGATGCTGGCTTCGCTTGATGAAGCGATGAAAGCCGCGGAACAAGCCGGTCGCGATCGCCTGAGCGGTCAGAATGATTTATTCGGCGGCGAGCCGGAAACGCGCAGTCCGGAACCAAACTGGGTGAAAATCCACAGCGAAAGCGAAGAAGAACGGCTGCGGCTGGAAAAAGAAACGCTGGGTTTGTATCTGACCGCGCATCCGATCGATCGCTACCTGAAAGAGCTGAATCATTTTTGTTCGGCTCGACTTTCGCATGTGCAACCAACTCGGCGTGGCGACAACATCACCGTTTCGGGTTTGCTGATTGGCATACGCATCATGCAAAACAAATCCGGTGCACGCTGGGCGATTCTGACGCTTGATGACAAAAGTGGTCGGCTGGAAGCCAAGCTGTTCTCCGAGCTGTACGAAAAGCACAAACACCAATTGGTCGAAGACAAGGTCATCGTGCTAGAAGGCGAAGTCTACGAGGACGAATACTTACAGCGCCCATCGATGACCGTGCGTGGCTTGTTCGATATCGCCGAAGCTCGCTCGCGCTTTGCCCGCCGCTTGGAGCTGGTAATCAACGGTCAGCAACTGCCAGTCGGCGCCATTGAAAAACTCGTTGGCACCTTGCGTGATTTTGGCCCCGGCACCTTTCCGGTGCTGACCGAATACCAGAACGGCGAAGCGGCCGTGCGGGTGTCGCTCGGCGAGCAATGCAAGGTGCAGCCACGCGATGAGCTGCTACAGCGGCTGCGCCAGTTTGAAGGCTGCCAGCGCGCGGAAGTCATTTATCAATAA